One genomic window of Dehalococcoidales bacterium includes the following:
- a CDS encoding IS1182 family transposase: MLKPRSPQASFYGSYLYDRIVPQDHLLRKINQAVDFSFVNDLVKDRYTPNFGRPAEDPEFMLRLCLLQYLYGDSDRQVIENAAMNLGYKYFLRLAIDEDVPDATTVSYFRAIRLGEEKFRQVFERIVQQCIDKGLVTGKRQIIDSTHIVADMAVVSLTGLIRMCRRNVLDTVGKQNPKLAERLGSKEARFDQQDKYARKEDNLEEEIEEAKSLFTEVSRELERGRLEASDKLSMGLDLLQKAVADREEGAEDRLVSPVDPDARMGNKESKRWAGYKGHLVVEEESEIVTAVETTPANVNDGQELKPLLVQQEQAHALVPEELSADKAYDSGANLEALDNAGITGYISLTKKTNHIDPEFFTVEDFTYDEANDSLTCPAGNAAPYHRRAVFDGEQKRKGNIFQFS; this comes from the coding sequence ATGCTCAAGCCGCGCTCGCCACAAGCCTCGTTTTACGGAAGCTATTTGTATGACAGGATCGTCCCGCAAGACCACCTGCTGCGCAAGATCAACCAGGCCGTAGACTTCTCCTTCGTCAACGACCTCGTCAAAGACAGGTACACCCCAAACTTCGGCAGGCCCGCGGAAGACCCGGAGTTCATGCTCAGGCTGTGCCTGCTGCAATACCTCTACGGAGACTCGGACAGGCAGGTCATCGAGAACGCCGCCATGAACCTGGGCTACAAATACTTCCTCAGACTGGCCATAGACGAAGACGTGCCCGACGCCACCACCGTATCCTACTTCCGCGCCATAAGGCTGGGCGAGGAGAAGTTCCGCCAGGTATTCGAGAGGATCGTGCAGCAGTGCATAGATAAGGGATTGGTCACGGGCAAGCGCCAGATCATCGATTCCACCCACATCGTCGCCGACATGGCCGTGGTCAGCCTCACCGGCCTGATACGCATGTGCCGCAGGAACGTTCTCGATACCGTCGGCAAGCAGAACCCCAAGTTGGCCGAGAGGCTGGGAAGCAAAGAGGCGCGATTCGACCAGCAGGACAAGTACGCGCGCAAAGAGGACAACCTGGAGGAGGAGATCGAAGAAGCAAAGTCGCTCTTTACTGAGGTGTCGAGGGAATTGGAGCGCGGTCGTCTCGAAGCCAGCGATAAATTATCGATGGGACTGGATTTGTTGCAGAAGGCGGTGGCCGACAGGGAGGAAGGTGCCGAGGACAGGCTGGTGAGCCCCGTCGATCCCGACGCGCGCATGGGGAATAAGGAATCGAAACGCTGGGCGGGCTACAAGGGACATTTGGTGGTGGAGGAAGAATCGGAGATAGTCACCGCCGTCGAGACCACTCCGGCTAATGTGAACGACGGGCAGGAGCTTAAACCCCTGCTCGTGCAGCAGGAGCAGGCCCACGCTCTCGTGCCGGAGGAGCTGAGCGCGGACAAGGCCTATGACTCGGGGGCCAACCTGGAGGCGCTCGACAATGCAGGAATCACCGGTTACATCAGTCTCACAAAGAAAACTAACCATATCGATCCCGAGTTCTTTACCGTAGAGGATTTCACATACGACGAGGCAAACGACAGCCTGACCTGTCCGGCAGGGAACGCAGCGCCCTATCACCGGCGGGCGGTGTTCGACGGCGAACAGAAGCGCAAGGGCAACATCTTTCAGTTCAGCC
- a CDS encoding RHS repeat-associated core domain-containing protein, with protein sequence MENPARDVTFSAVWFGVCRNSQGTLDTDKLFTGQRLDDTGLYYYNARYYDATIGRFISADTIVPNYMNPQTLNRYSYCNNNPLKYIDPSGHDTQYPVYDSQGNPIPGAWQSGPGAAPGSVPVMGSNGNYIPGMYVNVGSAATSMSYVQFSPFIFRGLERLYSHVSSNQLEVVWGYVGRGGFIIMYMNAVVVAKDRNGNYYRWETTGWGAGLEASVSLSVLEPGAKLGFYANEGWGVDFNFTLFGFADADIGATVRRDSNGWHGEGHEWSYMAFGAPGVSLIVNKTGSMTQISKDDLFLNMPGWVQNAYSGEYGSNYESILSR encoded by the coding sequence ATGGAGAATCCTGCCCGCGACGTTACTTTTTCAGCAGTCTGGTTTGGAGTCTGCCGAAATAGTCAAGGCACTTTAGATACGGACAAGCTCTTTACCGGCCAGCGCCTGGACGATACCGGCCTGTACTACTACAACGCCAGATACTACGACGCGACGATTGGCAGGTTCATAAGCGCGGATACGATTGTGCCGAACTACATGAATCCGCAGACGCTGAATAGATACAGCTACTGCAATAACAATCCTCTCAAGTACATTGATCCGAGCGGACATGATACTCAGTATCCTGTCTACGATAGCCAAGGTAATCCAATTCCTGGTGCATGGCAAAGCGGCCCTGGCGCAGCACCCGGGTCTGTTCCTGTAATGGGCTCCAATGGGAATTACATACCAGGAATGTACGTTAATGTGGGATCAGCGGCAACATCAATGTCGTATGTTCAGTTTTCTCCATTTATCTTTCGTGGATTAGAACGGCTATATTCTCATGTGTCAAGCAATCAACTAGAAGTCGTATGGGGGTATGTTGGCCGTGGCGGTTTTATAATTATGTACATGAATGCAGTAGTAGTTGCAAAAGACAGAAACGGCAACTACTATAGATGGGAAACAACGGGATGGGGAGCGGGCCTAGAGGCGTCAGTTTCTCTCAGTGTATTGGAACCAGGGGCTAAATTAGGATTCTATGCAAATGAAGGCTGGGGTGTTGATTTTAACTTCACACTATTTGGCTTTGCTGATGCTGACATAGGTGCAACGGTTAGAAGAGACTCAAATGGATGGCATGGAGAGGGTCACGAGTGGTCATATATGGCATTCGGTGCTCCCGGCGTTTCTCTAATAGTTAACAAGACCGGCAGCATGACGCAAATAAGCAAAGATGATTTGTTTTTGAATATGCCCGGGTGGGTACAAAACGCCTATAGTGGCGAGTACGGCAGTAATTACGAATCGATATTATCAAGATGA